In the genome of Geotrypetes seraphini chromosome 16, aGeoSer1.1, whole genome shotgun sequence, one region contains:
- the LOC117350333 gene encoding olfactory receptor 1038-like: MEEENITSVKEFIVLGFPEFPELQIPLFLLFLLIYLIILMGNLTIITVTCLDPRLHTPMYFFLSNLSFLDISSTSLTLPKLMDIFLRKSQRISIKGCMTQMYLFLVFTYIEFFLLTSMAYDRYVAICHPLRYAVIINERVSVLMATGCWIFAILVPVPHTVLISHFSYCRSNVINHFFCDILALLTLSCSSTQVIDGMTLFAGTIIALPCFMITLTSYVYIISAILRIRSSEGRRKAFSTCSSHLTVVMLYYGTILCLYLKPTSMQSVDQNKLFALLYNVLIPILNPLIYSLKNREVKAALRKIFNTK; this comes from the coding sequence ATGGAAGAAGAAAATATTACCAGTGTGAAAGAATTCATCGTTCTGGGTTTTCCTGAATTTCCAGAGCTGCAAATCCctcttttccttctgtttttaCTGATTTACCTGATCATCTTGATGGGGAACCTCACTATTATAACCGTGACCTGTCTGGACCCTCGCCTGCACACCCCCATGTACTTCTTCCTCAGTAACTTGTCCTTTCTTGACATCTCTTCCACCTCACTCACTCTCCCCAAACTTATGGATATATTTTTAAGGAAGAGTCAACGTATATCTATAAAGGGGTGCATGACACAGATGTATTTATTTCTGGTCTTCACATACATAGAATTTTTTCTGCTTACATCCATGGCTTATGACCGTTATGTGGCGATATGTCATCCTCTTCGTTATGCAGTTATCATAAATGAAAGAGTCAGTGTACTGATGGCTACCGGGTGTTGGATCTTTGCTATTTTGGTCCCAGTGCCTCACACTGTCCTTATATCACATTTCTCTTATTGTAGGTCCAATGTGATTAACCATTTCTTTTGTGATATCTTAGCTCTGTTGACGTTGTCTTGTAGTAGCACACAAGTTATTGATGGCATGACCTTATTTGCTGGTACTATCATAGCACTGCCCTGTTTTATGATAACACTGACGTCTTATGTCTACATCATCTCCGCCATCCTGAGGATCCGTTCCTCAGAGGGAAGACGCAAGGCCTTCTCCACCTGCTCCTCCCACCTAACGGTTGTTATGCTCTATTATGGGACAATATTGTGTTTGTATCTGAAACCAACATCCATGCAGTCAGTGGATCAAAATAAACTCTTTGCTCTCTTGTACAATGTCTTAATTCCCATCCTTAACCCTCTCATTTACAGCCTGAAAAACAGGGAGGTCAAAGCAGCCTTAAGAAAGATTTTTAATACAAAATAA